The following are from one region of the Corynebacterium hindlerae genome:
- a CDS encoding DUF6923 family protein, with amino-acid sequence MKSSQQASRVFQKMLALMCGLALMTSGTMNIAYAQETTPMSTPSPQTAPEEETTPNATAEPTLPALEQPILTPPETATPTVAPLVHTYRAETESKVADGEAAKNKVVLTLDPALLVDGIVSIERDKDGVEFLGHGSVLLNGHPLPEEDAASMPEGESRGARIAVKLPEASWTVGDHLEIQYATIEADAGSEWRLVKDGAEVFSLRDDMSHAVEVSDPTSVTAQTTTTKAHQVQVPSKDKFNNGKCANSYVGNIYFYAPANVKATRITVKRTTALNLYIPPTTQFNSDTPNIKVAEFERMYRNEYKPLWNDIRHKEMVVRSIDDKTLEIIIPGGITMEKGEYVKLTNAFSYCSAGAPDRDNLEIAVTGDTQDGGFCEARPRYTFPARNLGNSEIGRLRTVDGDGNGNLVASPWDTLKGVSESGGSDPYRVFFRPNGNDNEYVLRHVPYQGTVTDGSLVVPRKPKRELSQIERDNGTNVYVSESKANGQVRWKSYVARQDTGTGSFVRLGGPNQETGWIINSLAFNPQDNWLYAISQGRLGEDWGRLAGQTVQGDAQNRFRPVITAEDPCFPAGHLLQIDPETGEVYNLGRVTPNVASKEYAFQGKKQAYWPNDLWGGINVGGIDKDGNYYVANASRSGTGAVYKVNLNDVTATPTDNGRKWLASGIRLDNDWNDVRDRSGRAWSEDWTPLFVPENPSCQPQTNSPCKQRQAGNYMWGISNGWNSQNGVWIERINLTDGSVQRWDITNIRTPSGQGISKPNQWGRAWTVGNGLLGFATASVGANDNVLRIKVSDPESSNPSFQLISVNAVATASYNSNGTSSVGFEENVVDLQIKKTRADITDRDGKSRIKWEIQVRNASEKNASTGFTVFDTIPKGYQVVRLESGNSWEQVSDGKSVRFGRWSAFVKKVNDNFVIEGHHGSLIAGYTATFSIIAEPINNLAPPKECVENVAGVIGIDRDPNTKKIEVGANGKDAFGNSSGAYGDLNYIGKTYSDIASDDYCRSRLTVIKHVEENNVKTEKVNGWAFTAATSGDQPILLDAGSGAKPEAVNASTLITGQTGQGKSTHPQGQVSWIINSMDEQKIRVTEDLAGHDGFKFNSVQCSLDGKNQNATVASTKDKPEFVVTVPKTAKVTCEVWNVKQPEEGTIAIQKATYDPATKGPINTGNLVGWAFELRKKDATTPAIELKPGDGTNTAKVTPGTYVLVETKAPANHSLLPQPIEFTIKRGKDANLELADVANGGGVVTFENPNAQRPNIILTVADPQTGTLPKTGGSGVAIPALLGVMLVLIGAVLTRRRKAHSA; translated from the coding sequence ATGAAGAGTTCGCAGCAGGCCTCGCGTGTTTTTCAAAAAATGTTGGCCCTCATGTGCGGCCTGGCGCTCATGACGAGCGGTACGATGAATATCGCATACGCGCAGGAAACGACTCCAATGTCGACGCCTTCACCGCAAACCGCCCCGGAGGAGGAAACGACACCGAACGCAACCGCGGAGCCAACTCTGCCAGCGCTAGAGCAACCGATCCTCACACCACCGGAAACCGCCACCCCCACCGTTGCGCCCCTGGTCCACACATACCGGGCGGAAACAGAAAGTAAAGTTGCAGACGGCGAGGCTGCCAAAAACAAAGTAGTGCTTACGCTGGACCCGGCGCTGCTCGTAGATGGCATTGTGAGCATTGAACGCGATAAAGATGGCGTTGAATTTCTTGGGCACGGGTCTGTGCTGCTTAATGGGCACCCTTTGCCAGAGGAAGATGCAGCTTCGATGCCTGAAGGGGAATCGCGAGGTGCCCGTATTGCCGTTAAGCTTCCTGAGGCAAGTTGGACAGTGGGAGACCATCTAGAGATTCAGTATGCAACCATTGAGGCGGATGCGGGTTCGGAATGGCGCCTGGTGAAAGACGGGGCAGAAGTCTTTTCCCTTCGGGACGACATGTCACATGCGGTGGAAGTTAGTGACCCGACTAGTGTCACAGCGCAAACCACCACGACAAAAGCGCATCAGGTCCAAGTTCCCTCAAAAGACAAATTTAACAACGGAAAATGCGCAAATTCCTATGTTGGCAATATCTACTTTTACGCACCAGCCAATGTAAAAGCTACTCGCATTACAGTCAAGCGAACGACGGCGCTTAACCTGTACATTCCTCCTACTACGCAGTTCAATAGCGATACTCCTAATATTAAGGTCGCTGAATTTGAGCGTATGTATCGAAATGAATACAAGCCGCTATGGAATGATATTCGCCACAAAGAAATGGTGGTTAGATCTATTGATGATAAAACTCTAGAAATTATCATTCCTGGCGGGATCACCATGGAAAAAGGGGAATATGTCAAGCTGACAAATGCTTTTTCCTACTGTTCTGCTGGTGCTCCAGACAGAGATAACCTTGAAATTGCTGTCACTGGCGATACCCAAGACGGTGGTTTTTGTGAAGCGCGCCCACGGTACACCTTCCCAGCCCGTAACCTTGGGAACTCGGAAATCGGTCGGTTGAGAACTGTCGATGGCGATGGCAACGGTAACCTCGTAGCTTCGCCATGGGATACCCTGAAAGGGGTTTCTGAGTCTGGAGGAAGTGATCCTTACCGGGTCTTTTTCCGGCCGAACGGCAACGATAATGAATATGTGCTGCGACACGTGCCCTACCAAGGAACCGTCACGGACGGTTCCTTGGTAGTACCGCGCAAACCGAAGCGGGAGCTGTCCCAAATCGAGCGTGATAACGGCACCAATGTGTACGTCTCTGAATCAAAAGCAAATGGCCAGGTGCGTTGGAAGTCATACGTTGCGCGGCAGGATACCGGCACCGGTAGCTTTGTGCGCCTTGGAGGGCCGAACCAGGAAACCGGATGGATTATCAACTCATTGGCCTTTAATCCGCAAGACAACTGGTTATATGCAATCAGTCAAGGACGGTTAGGTGAAGACTGGGGTCGGTTAGCTGGGCAGACCGTGCAGGGGGATGCTCAGAATCGGTTCCGGCCAGTAATTACGGCAGAAGACCCATGCTTTCCTGCAGGGCATTTGCTTCAAATTGATCCCGAGACTGGTGAAGTCTATAACCTGGGGCGGGTAACCCCGAACGTGGCGAGTAAGGAGTACGCTTTCCAAGGCAAAAAACAGGCATATTGGCCTAACGACCTATGGGGTGGAATCAATGTCGGAGGCATCGACAAAGACGGAAACTACTACGTTGCCAACGCTTCAAGGTCTGGAACTGGAGCAGTGTACAAAGTCAACCTGAATGATGTCACCGCTACGCCCACAGACAATGGTAGAAAATGGCTCGCAAGCGGGATCCGGTTAGACAATGACTGGAATGACGTGCGCGATCGCTCCGGCCGAGCATGGTCAGAAGACTGGACGCCACTTTTCGTTCCAGAAAATCCGTCATGTCAGCCACAAACTAATTCGCCTTGTAAACAACGCCAAGCTGGAAACTACATGTGGGGGATTAGCAATGGCTGGAACTCCCAAAATGGAGTGTGGATCGAGCGAATCAACCTGACTGATGGCAGTGTGCAGCGTTGGGATATCACTAATATTCGCACGCCCTCTGGTCAAGGTATTTCGAAACCTAATCAGTGGGGTAGAGCTTGGACAGTTGGCAACGGCCTGCTTGGATTTGCTACAGCCAGTGTCGGCGCGAACGATAACGTTCTTCGCATCAAAGTGAGTGACCCCGAATCAAGCAACCCGTCGTTCCAGCTCATCTCGGTCAATGCCGTAGCAACCGCTTCCTACAACTCAAACGGCACCAGTTCCGTGGGGTTTGAGGAAAATGTTGTAGACCTGCAGATCAAGAAGACGCGTGCTGACATCACAGATCGAGATGGAAAATCGAGGATCAAGTGGGAAATCCAGGTCCGAAATGCCAGCGAGAAAAATGCTAGTACTGGGTTTACCGTGTTTGACACCATCCCTAAGGGATATCAAGTGGTTCGCCTGGAGTCGGGTAACTCCTGGGAGCAGGTTTCTGACGGTAAAAGTGTCCGCTTTGGACGTTGGTCGGCTTTCGTAAAGAAAGTAAATGACAATTTCGTCATTGAAGGGCATCACGGTTCCTTGATAGCTGGCTATACCGCGACCTTCTCGATCATCGCAGAACCAATTAACAATCTGGCTCCCCCTAAAGAATGCGTCGAAAATGTAGCTGGTGTCATCGGCATTGACCGTGACCCAAATACCAAGAAGATTGAGGTAGGAGCGAACGGCAAGGATGCGTTTGGTAACTCTTCTGGGGCATACGGCGACCTGAACTATATCGGAAAAACGTATTCGGATATCGCCTCGGATGACTATTGCCGCAGTCGCCTCACTGTAATCAAACACGTCGAAGAAAACAATGTGAAAACTGAGAAGGTTAATGGATGGGCGTTTACCGCAGCAACCTCTGGCGATCAACCCATTCTGTTGGATGCTGGTAGTGGTGCCAAGCCTGAAGCCGTGAATGCTTCGACCTTAATTACAGGGCAGACCGGGCAAGGAAAATCTACTCACCCACAAGGTCAGGTGTCGTGGATCATCAATTCGATGGACGAACAAAAGATTCGCGTTACGGAAGATCTTGCTGGGCACGATGGTTTTAAGTTCAATTCTGTCCAATGTTCATTGGACGGTAAGAATCAAAATGCGACTGTAGCGAGCACAAAAGATAAACCGGAGTTTGTTGTCACCGTCCCTAAAACAGCGAAGGTCACCTGCGAGGTTTGGAATGTGAAGCAACCAGAAGAAGGCACCATCGCGATCCAGAAAGCGACCTACGATCCAGCAACAAAAGGGCCAATTAATACAGGCAACTTGGTCGGCTGGGCTTTTGAACTGCGAAAGAAGGACGCAACAACCCCTGCGATCGAGCTGAAACCAGGTGATGGGACAAATACAGCAAAAGTTACCCCTGGCACCTACGTTCTAGTAGAGACGAAAGCGCCTGCAAACCACAGTCTCCTGCCACAACCCATCGAGTTCACCATCAAGCGCGGTAAGGACGCAAACCTGGAACTAGCTGATGTTGCCAATGGTGGCGGAGTTGTCACATTTGAAAACCCAAATGCCCAACGGCCGAACATTATTCTCACCGTCGCAGACCCCCAGACTGGTACTTTGCCAAAAACTGGTGGCAGCGGTGTAGCGATTCCGGCACTACTGGGAGTGATGCTAGTTCTGATAGGGGCGGTGTTGACACGGCGTCGTAAAGCGCACAGCGCTTAA
- a CDS encoding N-acetylmuramoyl-L-alanine amidase, which translates to MLQRRTLRTSTSRPAWAILLSTALVASAALGVKGDIRPTQTEGIAPVAASMETAAFSDGETVVVDDPAVTGQGETAGPRAVKEFTRDKEFSMFALTWPGQQDVVAHFRGQRADGTWTEWFDAEPEPEYGNSGKNGTELVYIEPTKRVQVSLVGVDLVGEQPAEAPVENADLAVDKPAGLPALPTNYGDIKPVAEVTNAGLEAVFIDGGTSTPVAGIDLMADSDGMPRIISRSGWGADESIRTNCQASPDYSDEVNAITIHHTAGSNNYTEAQSAGIVRGIYQYHGANLGWCDVGYHSLVDKYGNIFEGRYGGINKPIMGAHAGGFNENTWAISMMGDYSTVTPSDAQIKSVGELAGWRAKVAGFDPKGSDTHYSEGTSYSKYPQGQAVTLPNIFAHRDVGTTTCPGDAGYAQMGRIRDIAAQKYASIGGSASAPSAPVNTAPIALDNTAPAAQGAQPAAQGAQPANTIGNLLGMLGQAAGGDLNSILGVAGTLATLVFGFLAKSGKLPAGITVDGGVPKIAGLKISDIPGTINNAQALSSDPDIAKVAALAKGVLGASKGPVQYAADVENPVTFEAFENGAVVKSPATGTHAVHGAIGDAWIQQGLDAGPLGLPTSDEYADGGLTRMDFEHGYITYDPATNQTQIHM; encoded by the coding sequence GTGCTGCAACGACGAACTCTTCGCACTTCGACCTCACGCCCGGCGTGGGCGATTTTGCTATCCACCGCCCTTGTCGCTTCAGCGGCACTGGGTGTGAAAGGCGATATCCGCCCCACCCAAACCGAGGGGATCGCCCCCGTAGCAGCATCCATGGAAACCGCCGCGTTCAGTGATGGCGAAACCGTAGTCGTCGATGATCCGGCCGTCACCGGCCAAGGCGAAACCGCCGGACCACGCGCGGTCAAAGAATTCACCCGCGACAAAGAGTTCTCCATGTTCGCACTCACCTGGCCGGGACAACAGGACGTTGTTGCCCACTTCCGTGGCCAGCGTGCCGACGGCACCTGGACCGAATGGTTCGACGCAGAGCCAGAACCTGAGTACGGCAATTCCGGGAAGAACGGCACCGAGCTCGTCTACATCGAGCCCACCAAGCGGGTGCAGGTATCTCTCGTCGGCGTCGATCTCGTGGGCGAGCAGCCTGCGGAAGCACCGGTAGAGAATGCGGACCTGGCCGTCGATAAGCCAGCAGGCCTGCCTGCCCTTCCCACCAACTACGGCGACATCAAGCCCGTCGCCGAGGTAACAAACGCCGGGCTGGAAGCCGTATTCATCGACGGTGGCACCAGCACGCCCGTCGCCGGAATCGACCTGATGGCCGACTCCGACGGCATGCCACGCATCATTTCCCGCTCAGGCTGGGGCGCCGACGAATCGATCCGCACGAACTGCCAGGCCAGCCCCGACTACTCTGACGAAGTCAACGCCATCACCATCCACCACACCGCCGGCTCCAACAACTACACCGAAGCCCAATCCGCCGGCATCGTCCGTGGCATTTACCAGTACCACGGCGCAAACCTTGGCTGGTGCGACGTCGGATACCACTCCCTGGTCGACAAGTACGGCAACATCTTCGAAGGCCGCTACGGCGGAATCAACAAGCCCATCATGGGCGCACACGCCGGCGGCTTCAACGAAAACACCTGGGCAATCTCCATGATGGGCGACTACTCCACCGTCACCCCCTCCGACGCACAAATCAAGTCCGTCGGTGAACTCGCAGGCTGGCGCGCCAAAGTCGCCGGCTTTGACCCCAAGGGCTCCGACACCCACTACTCCGAAGGCACCAGTTACTCCAAATACCCACAGGGCCAAGCAGTGACCCTGCCGAACATCTTCGCGCACCGCGATGTCGGCACCACCACCTGCCCAGGCGACGCCGGCTACGCCCAAATGGGGCGCATTCGCGACATCGCAGCCCAAAAATACGCCAGCATCGGCGGCTCCGCTAGCGCACCCAGCGCACCTGTGAACACCGCACCTATCGCACTGGACAACACCGCACCAGCTGCTCAAGGCGCTCAACCCGCCGCTCAGGGGGCCCAACCCGCAAACACCATCGGTAATCTCCTCGGCATGCTCGGCCAAGCAGCCGGTGGCGACCTGAACTCGATCCTCGGCGTCGCAGGCACCCTCGCCACGCTCGTATTCGGCTTCCTAGCAAAAAGCGGCAAACTCCCAGCCGGGATCACCGTCGACGGAGGCGTGCCAAAGATCGCTGGCCTGAAGATCTCCGACATCCCAGGCACCATCAACAACGCCCAAGCGCTCTCCTCTGACCCTGACATCGCGAAGGTGGCAGCACTTGCCAAGGGAGTGCTGGGTGCATCCAAGGGGCCAGTCCAGTACGCGGCCGACGTCGAAAACCCAGTTACCTTCGAGGCATTCGAAAACGGCGCTGTAGTCAAGTCACCTGCCACCGGCACCCACGCCGTTCACGGCGCAATCGGTGACGCGTGGATCCAGCAGGGCCTCGACGCAGGCCCACTCGGCCTGCCAACCAGCGACGAATACGCAGATGGCGGCCTCACCCGAATGGACTTCGAGCACGGCTACATCACCTACGATCCAGCCACCAACCAAACTCAGATCCACATGTAG
- the glf gene encoding UDP-galactopyranose mutase has translation MTYDLIVVGSGLFGLTVAEQAASRLGKKVLVVEKRAHLGGNAYSEAEPETGIEIHKYGAHLFHTSNKRVWNYVNQFTSFTDYQHRVFAMHKGTAYQFPMGLGLINQFFGKYYSPEEAKKLIASQASEISVDEATNLEEKAIALIGRPLYEAFVRDYTAKQWQTDPKELPAGNITRLPVRYTFNNRYFNDTYEGLPVDGYAAWLEKMAESDLIEVRLNTDWFEVRDSIRAESPDAPVVYTGPLDRYFGYSEGKLGWRTLDFSIEVLEVGDFQGTPVMNYNDADVPFTRIHEFRHFHPERADKYPTDKTVIMKEYSRFAEGDDEPYYPINTPADREMLLKYRELAEAEEGVFFGGRLGTYQYLDMHMAIASALSMFDNKLEELLK, from the coding sequence ATGACTTATGACTTGATTGTGGTGGGCTCTGGCCTGTTTGGATTAACGGTTGCTGAGCAGGCGGCGAGCCGGCTGGGTAAGAAGGTTCTGGTCGTCGAAAAGCGGGCGCATCTCGGCGGAAATGCCTATTCCGAGGCGGAGCCAGAAACTGGGATTGAAATTCATAAGTACGGGGCGCACCTGTTCCACACCTCCAACAAGCGGGTCTGGAACTACGTGAACCAATTCACCTCGTTTACGGACTATCAGCACCGCGTCTTTGCTATGCACAAGGGCACCGCCTACCAGTTCCCAATGGGGCTCGGGCTCATCAACCAGTTCTTCGGCAAGTACTACTCGCCGGAAGAAGCGAAGAAGCTGATCGCCTCGCAGGCCTCCGAAATCTCCGTTGATGAGGCCACCAACCTGGAAGAAAAGGCCATCGCTCTCATCGGTCGCCCGCTTTACGAGGCCTTCGTCCGTGACTACACCGCAAAGCAGTGGCAGACCGACCCGAAGGAGCTGCCGGCCGGCAACATCACCCGCCTGCCAGTGCGCTACACCTTCAACAACCGCTACTTCAATGACACCTACGAAGGCCTGCCTGTTGACGGTTATGCAGCGTGGCTGGAGAAGATGGCTGAGTCTGACCTGATCGAAGTGCGCCTGAACACCGACTGGTTTGAAGTACGCGATTCTATTAGGGCCGAGTCCCCTGATGCACCGGTCGTCTACACCGGCCCGCTCGACCGCTACTTTGGCTACTCCGAAGGCAAGCTCGGCTGGCGCACCCTGGACTTCTCCATCGAGGTCCTCGAAGTTGGCGACTTCCAGGGCACCCCGGTGATGAACTACAACGACGCCGACGTACCATTCACCCGTATACACGAGTTCCGCCACTTCCATCCAGAGCGTGCCGACAAGTACCCGACGGATAAGACCGTCATTATGAAGGAGTACTCGCGCTTCGCTGAGGGGGACGATGAGCCGTACTACCCAATCAACACCCCAGCCGACCGCGAGATGCTGCTGAAGTATCGCGAGCTTGCCGAAGCCGAAGAAGGAGTGTTCTTCGGTGGTCGCCTCGGCACCTACCAGTACCTGGACATGCACATGGCCATCGCGTCCGCGCTGTCCATGTTCGACAACAAATTGGAAGAGCTACTGAAGTAG
- a CDS encoding arsenate-mycothiol transferase ArsC has product MSHRDFEIVREDLHRRYGHVVDEVTINGVVDDTIAEQQASAKLTAFLPVFVERFATEKLEGLVEGKETNPRKEVLFACERNAGRSQLASAIMRHLVGDDVFVRSVGLKARGGINPTVIEVLKERGISTEGLYQKEITPRVSHRADVVVLLGIDEIPGIPGDRYIRWEIADPEGASIEEIRTIADAIEAKIRELLPQLEVAVPA; this is encoded by the coding sequence ATGTCTCACCGTGATTTTGAAATCGTCCGTGAGGATCTGCACCGCCGGTACGGTCATGTGGTCGATGAGGTCACCATCAATGGCGTGGTGGACGATACTATCGCTGAGCAACAGGCTTCTGCCAAGCTCACCGCCTTTCTACCGGTTTTTGTGGAGCGTTTTGCCACCGAAAAACTCGAAGGCCTGGTCGAAGGTAAGGAAACCAACCCACGCAAAGAAGTTCTCTTTGCCTGCGAACGCAATGCCGGACGCTCCCAACTTGCCTCCGCCATCATGCGTCACCTCGTAGGGGACGACGTGTTCGTCCGTTCCGTCGGTTTGAAGGCCCGCGGTGGGATTAATCCCACCGTCATCGAGGTGCTCAAGGAACGCGGAATCAGCACCGAAGGGCTGTACCAAAAGGAAATCACCCCGCGGGTATCTCACCGGGCTGATGTAGTTGTTTTGTTGGGGATCGACGAAATTCCCGGCATCCCAGGAGACCGCTACATCCGTTGGGAGATCGCGGATCCCGAGGGGGCTTCCATCGAAGAAATCCGCACCATTGCCGACGCAATCGAAGCGAAAATTCGCGAGTTGCTGCCACAGCTTGAAGTGGCAGTGCCTGCCTAG
- a CDS encoding glycosyltransferase: MSESKAVEQLQRVLLPKRGEPHDVRTLYLLEAEQNKERATWSDRFSLTIPAGAEVSFQTYFNAFAASYWRRWSQLSSVILKVDIDGEARVDIYRSKIDGSRIAVEGDLVSGTGEFEISLAPFEDGGWIWFDITAETDSVVKQAGWWAPQAPQAQTMPNGAQVGPFDKRVTVGIPTFNRPADAVAALEALASDPEVDAVIDTVIMPDQGNKHPADEPGYEAATAHFGDRFFEFRQGNLGGSGGYSRIMFEALGGVDGTGAAGAKKSPYILYMDDDIAIEPDSILRALQAARYAKSPTLIGGQMLNLQERSHLHSMGEVVGRHDFMWTSAPYVHYDHDFAKHPLSDRGKPGDKPDAPNSRDLHRRIDVDYNGWWMTMIPRVVAEEIGQPLPLFIKWDDAEFGLRAGDHGYPTATWPGIAIWHMAWSDKDDAIDWQAYFHLRNRLIVAALQHTGPVDGIIKSMQKATIKHLVCMEYSTVAIQNEAMKDFLAGPNQLFDILETSLPRINAIRKTYPDAVVMPTAADLPKPSGAPGVPSKDIGGRSAKPIKAVWALKGLLHSLTKEDRKHHEVPQANLAPINARWFSLSRLDGATVTTADGRGVVYRKRDRDKAKELLQESRRLQKEVAERFAEMQDKYRAAHKHLTSREAWGEIFND, from the coding sequence ATGAGCGAGAGCAAAGCGGTAGAGCAATTGCAGCGAGTTCTGCTGCCAAAACGCGGCGAACCGCACGATGTGCGTACCCTTTACCTGCTTGAAGCGGAACAGAACAAAGAGCGAGCCACCTGGTCAGACAGGTTTTCCCTGACCATCCCGGCTGGTGCAGAGGTATCCTTCCAGACCTACTTCAACGCCTTCGCCGCTAGCTATTGGCGACGCTGGTCACAACTAAGCTCGGTGATCCTCAAGGTAGACATCGACGGTGAAGCCCGAGTCGATATCTACCGTTCCAAGATCGACGGCTCCCGTATCGCCGTCGAAGGTGACCTCGTGAGCGGTACCGGTGAGTTTGAAATCTCCCTCGCTCCGTTTGAAGACGGGGGCTGGATTTGGTTCGACATCACGGCTGAGACTGACAGCGTCGTAAAGCAAGCTGGCTGGTGGGCGCCACAAGCCCCGCAGGCGCAGACCATGCCGAACGGCGCCCAGGTCGGACCGTTCGACAAGCGCGTCACCGTCGGCATTCCGACCTTCAACCGCCCTGCCGACGCCGTCGCTGCCCTGGAAGCGCTGGCATCCGACCCTGAGGTCGACGCCGTGATCGATACCGTCATCATGCCGGACCAGGGCAACAAACACCCCGCTGACGAGCCCGGCTATGAGGCAGCCACCGCACACTTTGGCGACCGATTCTTCGAGTTCCGTCAAGGCAACCTCGGTGGCTCCGGCGGCTACTCCCGCATCATGTTCGAAGCTCTCGGCGGCGTAGACGGCACCGGAGCAGCAGGCGCAAAGAAATCCCCGTATATCCTCTACATGGACGATGACATTGCCATCGAACCGGATTCCATCCTCCGCGCCTTGCAGGCAGCCCGCTACGCCAAGAGCCCCACGCTCATCGGCGGCCAGATGCTCAACCTGCAGGAACGCAGCCACCTGCACTCCATGGGCGAGGTAGTGGGACGCCACGACTTCATGTGGACCTCCGCACCATACGTGCACTACGACCACGACTTTGCCAAGCACCCGCTCTCCGATCGCGGTAAGCCAGGCGACAAGCCCGACGCACCAAACTCCCGTGACCTACACCGCCGCATCGACGTGGACTACAACGGCTGGTGGATGACCATGATCCCGCGCGTCGTTGCAGAAGAGATCGGCCAACCGCTGCCGCTGTTCATTAAGTGGGACGACGCCGAATTCGGTCTCCGCGCCGGGGACCACGGCTACCCAACCGCCACCTGGCCGGGCATCGCCATCTGGCACATGGCTTGGTCCGACAAAGACGACGCCATCGACTGGCAGGCCTACTTCCACCTGCGCAACCGCCTTATCGTCGCAGCACTGCAGCACACGGGGCCGGTGGATGGAATCATCAAGTCGATGCAAAAGGCCACCATCAAGCACCTGGTCTGCATGGAATACTCCACCGTCGCCATCCAAAACGAGGCCATGAAGGATTTCCTCGCCGGCCCAAACCAGCTGTTCGACATCCTGGAAACCTCGCTGCCACGCATCAACGCGATCCGCAAAACCTACCCGGACGCAGTAGTCATGCCAACTGCCGCTGACCTGCCGAAACCATCTGGCGCGCCGGGCGTTCCGAGCAAGGACATCGGTGGCCGCTCTGCCAAGCCAATCAAGGCTGTGTGGGCACTCAAGGGCTTGCTGCACTCCCTGACCAAGGAAGATCGCAAGCACCACGAAGTGCCACAGGCGAACCTGGCACCGATCAACGCACGTTGGTTCTCGCTCTCGCGTCTCGACGGCGCCACCGTCACCACCGCAGACGGTCGGGGAGTGGTCTACCGCAAACGTGACCGCGACAAGGCCAAGGAACTGCTGCAAGAGTCCCGCCGCCTGCAGAAGGAAGTGGCGGAGCGATTCGCAGAAATGCAAGACAAGTACCGCGCTGCCCACAAGCACCTGACCAGCCGCGAGGCATGGGGAGAAATCTTTAATGACTAA
- a CDS encoding phosphatase PAP2 family protein encodes MTKESDILVAIQDQLYREPYIQVARGMSLFGEHAAGWLGMGVVGMAVDKRRRRKWAALTASAFASHAASVVIKRVVRRPRPTDARLTIGVGTPSQLSFPSSHATSTTAALTSLALLTRSPLPLVGVPAMMLSRMVLGVHYPTDVAAGAILGASTALLADKLEKRNA; translated from the coding sequence ATGACTAAAGAATCCGACATCCTGGTCGCGATCCAGGATCAGCTCTACCGGGAACCCTACATCCAGGTAGCGCGCGGGATGAGCCTGTTCGGTGAGCATGCTGCGGGCTGGCTGGGAATGGGTGTTGTGGGGATGGCCGTCGATAAGCGGCGGCGCCGGAAGTGGGCGGCACTGACCGCGTCGGCGTTTGCTAGCCACGCCGCGTCCGTCGTCATCAAACGCGTGGTTCGACGCCCGCGCCCTACCGACGCACGCCTCACCATCGGCGTGGGCACCCCCAGCCAGCTGAGCTTTCCGTCCTCGCACGCGACCTCAACGACCGCAGCTCTCACTTCGCTCGCGTTGTTGACTCGGTCACCTCTGCCCCTCGTTGGTGTGCCTGCGATGATGCTCTCGCGTATGGTACTTGGAGTTCACTACCCAACGGACGTGGCGGCTGGTGCCATCCTCGGCGCATCCACCGCACTCCTCGCGGACAAGCTTGAAAAGAGGAACGCATGA